In one Leptospira mayottensis 200901116 genomic region, the following are encoded:
- a CDS encoding WGR domain-containing protein — MQHHLTLKDEKSDKFWNIEVSGKSFTVTYGKTSTSGTSQTKTFDSEEKCLKEAKKLLSEKLKKGYIEGGLRTSSSSQNKKTSVQTSNDFPKEWENIANSKDLQKDLTKHFLYLADSPGFESVVRKIFEHAKTAKINKNTLIVEFENGKTLTASSPGNPNSYKKFPKSFLKLIEKHNTLKTDRLELGKCYFDFDIFDEGDRVYDLFDGKASNVFCPLRYTDNSDWIYHPTEKNKEGEPAIFPVIHEMEDEINPVYHNIGALFLQQFCDEFEFDIPAERPADPSAGSKTAWWDNLSDAWKQTFREQLEDEDDEPTFETILTLEKLDLSGSSISDLKPLEVLLTEKKFKLEIIRLSDTSISDISILAMAEKKLFSVDISRTPVKDVSMLKGISFLTADGCTGLDFATLVKLKKLSRLSLRDTKLNDLEFLHDFTELEQLNINGTSLTDEQIQKFHVRLKKDQLEKSKAGRKPLQLDVHPEIKDPLLRTLADNSDYKPELALEAGEKLLAQRVERKDIKQILKDLIAICDKQWRKYLHVETPEGQKKFEFFNQNEKRFRYIFETDDFSTPVSIASVADPITEIVGLIPFIYKNKKKYKAYETIENNSFYHVNAILKIVSKTKYHDVTLAQVEEAVRKSDYVQYKINEDGDMYLKVRK, encoded by the coding sequence ATGCAACACCACTTAACACTCAAGGACGAAAAATCGGACAAGTTTTGGAACATAGAAGTTTCCGGAAAATCCTTTACGGTTACTTACGGTAAAACTAGCACGAGCGGAACATCTCAAACTAAAACTTTCGACAGTGAGGAAAAATGTCTGAAAGAAGCCAAAAAATTGCTCTCAGAAAAATTAAAAAAAGGTTATATAGAAGGGGGTTTGCGAACGTCTTCGTCTTCCCAGAATAAAAAAACTTCCGTACAAACATCCAACGATTTTCCCAAAGAATGGGAAAACATTGCCAATTCAAAGGATTTACAGAAAGATTTAACAAAACATTTCCTCTATCTGGCCGATTCCCCTGGATTTGAATCCGTAGTGCGTAAAATTTTCGAACATGCAAAAACAGCAAAAATAAACAAAAATACGTTGATCGTCGAATTTGAAAACGGAAAAACTCTTACAGCCTCGTCTCCCGGCAATCCAAATTCCTACAAGAAATTTCCAAAATCATTTCTTAAACTAATTGAAAAACACAACACGCTAAAAACCGATCGGTTAGAGCTAGGAAAATGTTATTTCGATTTCGATATTTTCGACGAAGGGGACCGGGTTTATGATCTCTTCGATGGTAAAGCGAGTAACGTATTTTGCCCTCTTCGCTATACTGACAATTCCGATTGGATCTATCACCCGACGGAAAAAAACAAAGAGGGGGAACCTGCAATTTTTCCGGTGATTCATGAAATGGAAGACGAAATCAATCCGGTTTATCACAACATCGGAGCGTTATTCTTACAACAGTTTTGTGACGAATTCGAATTCGATATTCCTGCTGAACGCCCTGCGGATCCGTCGGCGGGTTCGAAAACGGCTTGGTGGGACAACCTCAGTGATGCTTGGAAACAAACTTTTCGCGAACAACTTGAGGATGAAGACGATGAGCCTACGTTTGAAACAATATTAACTTTAGAAAAGCTCGATCTAAGCGGCAGTTCGATTTCCGATCTTAAACCTTTGGAAGTGCTTCTAACTGAAAAAAAATTTAAACTAGAAATTATCCGTCTTAGTGATACTTCTATTTCGGATATTTCGATTTTGGCTATGGCTGAAAAAAAACTTTTTAGCGTTGATATTTCTAGAACGCCGGTGAAAGACGTTTCGATGTTAAAAGGAATTAGCTTTTTAACCGCCGACGGATGCACTGGGTTGGATTTCGCAACTTTAGTGAAATTGAAAAAGTTGAGCCGACTTTCCCTGCGGGACACAAAATTGAACGACCTTGAGTTTCTCCACGATTTTACGGAACTCGAACAACTAAATATCAACGGTACTTCGCTTACCGACGAACAAATCCAAAAATTTCATGTACGCCTTAAAAAAGATCAATTGGAAAAAAGTAAAGCAGGACGTAAACCGTTGCAGTTGGACGTCCATCCGGAGATTAAAGATCCGTTGTTACGAACGCTTGCGGACAATAGCGACTATAAACCGGAACTGGCTCTGGAAGCTGGAGAAAAACTTCTGGCACAAAGAGTTGAGAGAAAAGATATAAAACAAATTCTCAAAGATTTGATCGCTATCTGTGATAAACAATGGCGCAAGTATCTTCATGTTGAAACCCCCGAAGGTCAAAAAAAATTCGAGTTCTTCAACCAAAATGAAAAGCGATTCCGGTATATTTTCGAAACAGATGATTTCAGTACTCCGGTCTCCATCGCTAGCGTTGCCGATCCAATCACCGAAATAGTCGGACTGATCCCTTTCATCTACAAAAATAAAAAGAAATATAAGGCCTACGAAACCATAGAGAACAATTCGTTCTATCACGTGAATGCCATTTTGAAAATCGTTTCCAAAACCAAATATCACGATGTGACGCTTGCCCAGGTCGAAGAAGCGGTGAGAAAATCGGACTACGTTCAATATAAGATTAACGAAGACGGAGACATGTATCTAAAGGTGAGGAAATAA
- a CDS encoding IS110 family transposase, with protein MKRKVYVGMDVHKETIRIASLTNNTKEIVKEQQIKHNEVQIKKFVNKLKSEWNEIHSCYEAGVTGYPLYRNLKSLGVNCILVAPGKIPRQSSDKIKTDKRDAIKLAKLLRSGELESIHVPSEEDEAVRDYLRSRDSLRLDLGRNRQRLMKFLLRKGITYSATKYWTVSHNKWLNNLQFNNEILQETFNDYYSRVRVQEENLKAMDKRIQEIAESEPYREKVGILRCFRGVDYLTAMFLLCEVCDFKRFKTAGSFMSFLGLVPGEYSSGSKRKQTGITKTGSPRLRRILTEAAWQHRFPGTGSKIVTARRSGQPALVVALAEKASLRLHKKFRNLQQRGKTPQVIITAVSRELSGFLWAAMNLVA; from the coding sequence ATGAAAAGAAAAGTATATGTAGGAATGGATGTCCACAAAGAAACGATTAGAATTGCGAGTTTAACGAACAATACAAAGGAAATAGTAAAAGAACAGCAGATAAAACATAATGAGGTTCAGATCAAAAAGTTCGTCAATAAACTAAAATCAGAATGGAACGAGATACATAGTTGTTACGAGGCGGGAGTAACCGGTTATCCACTTTACAGAAATCTAAAGTCTTTGGGAGTGAACTGTATCCTTGTAGCGCCAGGAAAGATACCAAGACAAAGCTCGGATAAGATCAAAACGGATAAGAGAGACGCGATCAAATTAGCAAAATTATTACGAAGTGGAGAATTAGAATCGATTCATGTACCGAGTGAAGAGGACGAAGCGGTAAGAGATTATTTGAGATCCCGTGACAGCCTTCGTTTGGATTTAGGAAGGAATCGTCAAAGGTTGATGAAATTCTTATTAAGAAAGGGTATAACTTACTCAGCAACAAAGTATTGGACAGTCAGTCATAACAAATGGTTGAACAATCTACAGTTTAACAACGAGATCCTTCAAGAGACGTTTAACGACTATTATAGTCGAGTAAGAGTTCAAGAAGAGAATTTAAAAGCGATGGATAAGAGAATACAAGAGATAGCGGAAAGTGAACCGTATCGAGAGAAAGTAGGAATATTAAGATGTTTCCGAGGAGTGGATTATCTAACCGCAATGTTTTTACTTTGTGAGGTTTGTGACTTCAAACGATTCAAAACAGCCGGTTCGTTCATGAGTTTTTTAGGACTTGTTCCGGGAGAATATTCCAGCGGTTCCAAAAGAAAACAAACAGGGATAACAAAAACTGGAAGTCCCAGACTTCGAAGAATATTGACAGAAGCAGCTTGGCAACATCGTTTCCCTGGAACAGGAAGTAAGATTGTAACCGCACGTAGATCGGGACAACCTGCGTTAGTTGTTGCTTTGGCGGAAAAAGCATCTCTCAGATTACACAAGAAGTTTCGTAATCTACAGCAAAGAGGGAAAACTCCTCAGGTAATAATAACGGCAGTTTCAAGAGAGTTATCCGGATTTCTTTGGGCGGCGATGAATCTGGTTGCATAG
- the pyk gene encoding pyruvate kinase, which translates to MKSEFSVIRKTKIICTIGPATADKKMIQALAEAGMNVARLNMSHGNHDFHRSIIRNIKSLNKDVLKNPIAILLDTQGPEIRTGDLQVDHLDLKVGETFIFHIIPGEESEEQSVFVNYKDIVKDLKVGDPVTVDNGLINLVVEEINDSALKCKVLDGGRLGSRKHINLPGIRVNLPSITPKDHKDILFGLEEDVDFIALSFVRSAEDINQLKQIIEENEGHAQVIAKIEDQEAVRNMKEIVAVSDGVMVARGDLGVEVPIEELPILQRAIIKECALKGKRVIVATHLLESMINNPSPTRAEVTDVANAIYEEADAIMLSGETAAGKFPVRCVEMMDKIAQRVEKTGGVNYVKDKIPQDKKEQMARSAAELADSLKCPAIIVITRRGTTALNVAGFHPHYPLIYAFTNMTTVRRKLWLTRGVIPYRIDFSKDPEKTIRLAIETLKKAGRIEDGDQVVILSDIIAGEDRVETIQIREVKTYATNEIETTSK; encoded by the coding sequence ATGAAGAGCGAATTCTCCGTAATTAGAAAAACGAAAATTATTTGTACCATCGGACCTGCAACCGCCGATAAAAAAATGATTCAGGCACTCGCCGAAGCCGGGATGAACGTGGCGCGTCTGAACATGTCCCACGGAAATCACGATTTTCATAGAAGTATCATTCGTAATATTAAGTCCCTCAATAAGGACGTTCTGAAAAATCCGATTGCGATTCTACTTGATACGCAAGGACCCGAAATCAGAACGGGAGATCTTCAAGTAGATCACCTGGATCTAAAGGTGGGCGAGACGTTCATCTTTCATATCATTCCCGGAGAAGAATCCGAGGAACAATCCGTGTTCGTTAACTATAAGGATATCGTAAAAGACTTAAAAGTGGGCGATCCTGTGACCGTAGACAACGGACTCATCAACCTTGTCGTGGAGGAGATCAACGATTCAGCGCTCAAGTGTAAGGTTCTCGACGGAGGAAGATTGGGTTCCAGGAAACACATCAATCTTCCTGGAATTCGAGTTAATCTTCCGTCGATTACACCGAAAGATCACAAGGATATCCTGTTTGGTTTGGAAGAGGACGTGGACTTTATCGCTCTTTCTTTCGTTCGTTCCGCTGAAGACATCAATCAATTGAAACAAATCATCGAAGAAAACGAAGGACACGCACAGGTTATCGCAAAGATAGAGGACCAAGAAGCCGTTCGTAACATGAAAGAAATCGTGGCAGTTTCGGACGGTGTGATGGTCGCGAGGGGGGATTTGGGGGTGGAAGTTCCGATCGAGGAATTGCCGATCCTTCAAAGAGCGATCATCAAAGAATGTGCCCTCAAAGGGAAAAGAGTCATCGTGGCAACTCATCTTTTGGAATCAATGATTAACAATCCTTCTCCTACAAGAGCTGAAGTTACCGACGTCGCAAATGCGATTTATGAAGAGGCGGATGCTATCATGTTATCGGGAGAAACCGCTGCGGGTAAGTTTCCAGTTCGGTGTGTGGAGATGATGGACAAGATCGCACAACGTGTAGAGAAAACGGGTGGAGTAAATTACGTTAAGGATAAAATTCCTCAGGATAAAAAGGAACAGATGGCTAGGTCCGCGGCGGAACTTGCGGATTCCCTAAAATGTCCGGCGATTATCGTCATTACGAGAAGGGGAACTACGGCGCTCAACGTAGCCGGTTTTCATCCGCATTATCCTTTGATCTATGCGTTTACTAATATGACTACGGTTAGGCGTAAACTTTGGCTCACTCGAGGTGTGATTCCATATCGAATCGATTTTTCCAAGGATCCGGAAAAAACGATTCGGCTCGCGATTGAAACTCTCAAAAAAGCGGGCAGAATAGAGGACGGGGATCAAGTCGTGATTCTTTCGGATATCATTGCCGGAGAGGATCGAGTGGAAACGATCCAGATCCGAGAAGTAAAAACATACGCGACGAACGAAATTGAGACTACTTCTAAATAG